The following coding sequences are from one Terriglobales bacterium window:
- a CDS encoding carboxypeptidase-like regulatory domain-containing protein, translating into MRHIRILLVILSFGCLAQAQSQAPSSDVGTLFGDVADVTGAPIYTAHVLLHSAVDGSDKAIALDQLGRFSVSVRPGDYDVFVSAQGFAPFSG; encoded by the coding sequence TTCGTATTCTGCTGGTCATTCTTTCTTTCGGCTGTCTTGCTCAAGCTCAGAGCCAAGCACCATCCTCCGACGTCGGAACGCTCTTCGGCGATGTCGCCGACGTGACCGGCGCGCCGATCTATACCGCGCACGTTCTCCTGCATTCCGCCGTCGATGGCTCCGACAAAGCGATCGCGCTGGATCAATTGGGCCGGTTTTCCGTCTCGGTCCGTCCCGGCGACTACGACGTGTTCGTTTCTGCGCAGGGATTCGCACCGTTCTCCGGCC